Proteins encoded together in one Pseudomonas sp. ADAK13 window:
- a CDS encoding ABC transporter substrate-binding protein encodes MTNTIKQGQFNRRGFLGASSIALGALGLASLVPRAFAGPAKLSDLTLAVATYRGQDSYFTDDAGTSDTPYKVDYAEFAGGNLIVEALASGSLDIGGMSEIPPIFSIQSHREPKLIAVLQGDVNNQVILIPKDSKIESIAQLKGKRVGYVRSTTSHYFLIKALKEQGLTFNDITPVALTPQDGFSAFQSGQLDAWVIYGVFIQLAKFRSGARVLKTALGYLSGNYLIGARPAALEDPLRKQAIQDYLQRQARTLEWMNNNPEPWAEKSAKLLGVDKAVFLDVYNNRSQPYSVIEVNDQAIASQQEVADLFFNAGVLSERLDVSPLWDREFKLLPI; translated from the coding sequence ATGACGAACACGATCAAACAGGGACAGTTCAATCGTCGCGGCTTCCTGGGCGCCAGTTCGATTGCCCTGGGCGCACTGGGCCTCGCCTCGCTGGTGCCACGGGCTTTTGCGGGGCCGGCGAAGCTCTCGGACCTGACCCTCGCCGTCGCCACCTACCGTGGCCAGGACTCGTATTTCACCGACGACGCCGGCACCTCCGACACCCCCTACAAGGTCGACTACGCCGAGTTTGCCGGCGGCAACCTGATCGTCGAAGCGCTGGCCTCGGGCAGCCTCGACATTGGCGGCATGAGCGAGATCCCACCGATCTTTTCGATCCAGAGCCACCGCGAACCGAAGCTGATCGCGGTGCTCCAAGGCGACGTGAATAACCAGGTGATCCTGATTCCCAAGGACTCGAAAATTGAATCCATCGCCCAGCTCAAAGGAAAACGTGTGGGCTACGTGCGCTCCACCACGTCCCACTACTTCTTGATCAAAGCCTTGAAGGAACAAGGGCTGACATTCAACGACATCACCCCCGTGGCACTGACGCCGCAGGATGGTTTCAGTGCGTTCCAGAGCGGCCAGCTGGACGCCTGGGTGATCTACGGGGTGTTTATCCAACTGGCGAAATTCCGCAGCGGTGCCCGGGTGTTGAAAACCGCCCTCGGCTACCTCTCCGGCAACTACCTGATCGGCGCCCGCCCCGCCGCCCTAGAAGACCCGCTGCGCAAACAGGCGATCCAGGATTACCTGCAACGCCAGGCGCGCACCCTGGAATGGATGAACAACAACCCCGAGCCCTGGGCCGAGAAATCAGCGAAGTTGCTGGGGGTGGATAAAGCGGTGTTCCTCGACGTGTACAACAACCGCAGCCAGCCCTACAGCGTGATTGAGGTGAACGACCAGGCCATCGCTTCGCAGCAGGAAGTGGCGGATCTGTTCTTTAACGCCGGGGTGTTGAGCGAGCGGCTGGATGTCAGCCCGTTATGGGATCGGGAGTTCAAGTTGCTGCCGATATAA
- a CDS encoding LLM class flavin-dependent oxidoreductase: MSKRQLKLGAMVHGVGHGWGEWRHPQAQPNASVNFGFYKHQTQLAESAKFDFVFIADSLHIHEKSSPHYLNRFEPLTILSALAALTSNIGLVATVTVSYTEPFQVARQFASLDHISGGRAGWNVVTSWLSGTADNFGKAEHPPHAVRYRIAKEHVNVVKGLWDSWEDDAFAYDKQSGEFFTPGKLHALKHKGEFFSVKGPLNIARSRQGQPVIFQAGTSEDGRNFAAENSDAIFVHAETFDEAKAYAQDLKKRARRFGRDADQLSILPGIRPIVGRDEAEVESRYQQAVDLVTVEDAIVALGRPFNDHDFSQYPLDEPFPELGDLGSNSQKGGSDRIKQLARDEGLTLREVALRFSRPKRDFVGTPEQVADAIQTWFEAGAADGFIINSLLPDGLQYFTEWVVPVLQQRGLFRSEYSGVTLRDNLGLDVPANRYAAAFETQPTQLAI; the protein is encoded by the coding sequence ATGAGCAAACGCCAACTGAAACTCGGTGCCATGGTGCACGGCGTCGGTCACGGCTGGGGCGAATGGCGCCACCCGCAGGCGCAACCCAATGCCAGCGTCAACTTCGGGTTCTACAAACACCAGACGCAACTGGCTGAAAGCGCGAAGTTCGATTTCGTGTTCATCGCCGACAGCCTGCATATCCATGAAAAATCCAGCCCGCACTACCTCAACCGCTTTGAGCCACTGACCATTCTTTCAGCCCTGGCGGCCCTGACCTCGAATATCGGCCTGGTGGCGACGGTCACCGTCAGCTACACCGAACCGTTCCAGGTGGCGCGCCAGTTTGCCTCGCTGGACCACATCAGCGGCGGCCGCGCCGGCTGGAACGTGGTCACCTCGTGGCTCAGCGGCACCGCCGACAACTTCGGCAAGGCCGAGCACCCGCCCCATGCCGTGCGCTACCGCATCGCCAAGGAGCACGTAAACGTGGTCAAGGGCCTGTGGGATTCCTGGGAAGACGATGCCTTCGCCTACGACAAGCAGAGCGGCGAGTTCTTTACGCCTGGCAAGCTGCACGCGCTGAAGCACAAAGGCGAGTTTTTCTCGGTCAAGGGCCCGCTGAACATCGCGCGCTCGCGCCAGGGCCAACCAGTGATTTTCCAGGCCGGCACCTCCGAGGACGGGCGCAATTTTGCGGCCGAAAACAGCGACGCGATTTTCGTCCACGCCGAGACCTTCGACGAAGCAAAAGCCTACGCCCAAGACCTGAAAAAACGCGCCCGCCGTTTTGGCCGTGACGCCGATCAGTTGTCGATCCTGCCGGGCATCCGGCCGATCGTGGGCCGCGACGAGGCCGAGGTGGAAAGCCGCTACCAGCAAGCGGTGGACCTGGTGACCGTCGAAGATGCCATCGTCGCCCTGGGCCGCCCGTTCAACGACCACGACTTCAGCCAGTACCCGCTGGACGAACCCTTCCCGGAACTCGGCGACCTGGGTTCCAACAGCCAGAAAGGCGGCTCCGACCGCATCAAGCAGCTGGCCCGCGACGAGGGCCTGACCCTGCGGGAAGTGGCCCTGCGGTTCTCCCGGCCCAAGCGGGATTTTGTCGGCACCCCGGAGCAAGTCGCCGACGCGATCCAGACCTGGTTCGAAGCCGGCGCTGCCGACGGGTTCATCATCAATTCACTGCTGCCGGATGGCCTCCAGTACTTCACCGAGTGGGTGGTGCCGGTGCTGCAACAGCGCGGCCTGTTCCGCAGTGAATACAGCGGCGTCACCTTGCGGGACAACCTTGGCCTCGACGTACCGGCCAACCGCTACGCCGCCGCCTTTGAAACCCAACCCACACAGCTCGCCATCTGA